From Bacteroidota bacterium, a single genomic window includes:
- a CDS encoding ABC-F family ATP-binding cassette domain-containing protein → MNYLSVDNLSKTYGERILFKGISFGLSKGDKIALIANNGSGKSTLLKIVVGKDDADSGIVTMRNGVRVGYLGQEPEFKADVTIEDIIKNTNSTLVNVIKEYEKALAEQTENYNPETYAVFEAASHKMDELQAWDYDTKMKTILSKFGIVHIGQKISALSGGQKKRLALAILLLDNPDLIIMDEPTNHLDVEMIEWLEEYLDQDSITLLMVTHDRYFLDRVCNSILELTDGKLYRHAGNYSYFLERRAEREQVYNVDLGKTQKLMKHELEWMRKMPRARTTKSKSRIDAFYEIEEKAKSRKVQQELKLEVKMSRVGGKILELKKINKNFGDKKILAGFDYTFKNGERIGIIGKNGVGKSTFLNIIIGTEQPDSGKVNTGETIIYGYYSQSGIKLKEDKRVIEVVKDIAEVIQLADGSKLSASQFLQHFMFSPEMQYTFVSKLSGGEKRRLYLLTVLIKNPNFLILDEPTNDLDILTLNKLEEFLMSFGGCLLVVSHDRYFMDKLVDHLFVFEGDGVISDYTGTYTEYRNELDEKKDAGAIEVAIPVEKETSKSSNLEPQENAKKKLSYKEKLEFENLEKEIAMLESQRKQLELEISNPEISHDVLSEKSLQIGVLLQQIEEKTTRWIELSELI, encoded by the coding sequence ATGAATTACCTATCAGTTGACAATCTTTCCAAGACCTATGGAGAACGAATTCTGTTCAAAGGAATAAGCTTTGGATTAAGTAAAGGCGATAAAATTGCCTTAATTGCAAATAATGGTTCAGGAAAATCAACCCTTTTGAAAATAGTGGTTGGGAAAGACGATGCAGATAGCGGAATTGTTACCATGCGCAATGGTGTTAGAGTTGGCTACCTAGGTCAAGAGCCCGAGTTTAAAGCTGATGTTACGATAGAAGACATTATAAAAAACACCAATTCTACCTTAGTAAATGTTATAAAGGAATACGAAAAGGCACTTGCAGAGCAAACAGAAAACTACAATCCTGAAACATATGCTGTGTTTGAAGCTGCATCGCATAAAATGGACGAGCTGCAAGCTTGGGATTACGATACCAAAATGAAAACCATTTTGTCAAAATTTGGAATCGTACATATAGGACAAAAAATCTCCGCGTTATCCGGAGGACAAAAGAAGCGATTGGCATTGGCAATTTTGCTGTTAGATAATCCGGATTTAATTATAATGGATGAGCCTACCAATCACTTGGATGTTGAGATGATAGAGTGGTTGGAAGAGTATTTAGATCAGGATTCTATAACACTTTTGATGGTTACCCACGATAGGTATTTTTTAGATCGCGTGTGTAATTCTATTCTAGAACTTACAGATGGTAAGTTGTACAGACATGCCGGTAATTATTCTTATTTTCTAGAAAGACGTGCAGAGCGAGAGCAAGTTTACAATGTTGATTTAGGTAAGACTCAAAAGCTGATGAAGCACGAGTTGGAGTGGATGCGTAAAATGCCAAGAGCGCGTACTACAAAATCTAAATCTAGAATTGATGCGTTTTATGAAATAGAGGAGAAAGCAAAAAGCAGAAAAGTACAACAAGAATTAAAATTAGAAGTGAAGATGTCTCGTGTGGGTGGAAAGATTTTGGAGTTAAAAAAAATAAATAAAAATTTTGGAGATAAAAAAATATTAGCTGGTTTTGATTATACATTCAAAAATGGCGAGCGTATTGGTATTATTGGAAAAAATGGAGTAGGGAAATCTACTTTCTTAAATATTATTATTGGCACCGAGCAACCCGACTCAGGAAAAGTAAATACAGGAGAAACGATTATATATGGCTATTATTCGCAATCCGGAATAAAATTAAAAGAAGATAAGCGTGTAATTGAAGTAGTAAAGGATATTGCGGAAGTTATTCAATTAGCCGATGGATCTAAGCTTTCAGCTTCCCAATTTTTGCAGCATTTTATGTTCTCTCCGGAAATGCAATATACTTTTGTTTCTAAGCTGAGTGGTGGAGAAAAAAGAAGGTTGTATTTATTGACCGTGCTTATAAAAAATCCTAATTTTTTAATTCTGGATGAGCCAACAAACGATTTAGATATTCTAACATTAAATAAGTTGGAAGAGTTTTTAATGAGCTTTGGCGGCTGTTTATTGGTTGTTTCGCATGATAGGTATTTTATGGACAAATTAGTAGATCATCTTTTTGTATTTGAGGGTGATGGGGTTATTTCTGATTATACCGGTACGTATACCGAATATAGAAATGAATTGGACGAGAAAAAGGATGCTGGTGCAATAGAAGTAGCAATTCCTGTAGAAAAGGAGACTTCGAAAAGCAGCAATCTGGAGCCACAGGAAAACGCAAAGAAAAAGTTGTCGTATAAGGAAAAATTAGAGTTCGAAAATTTAGAAAAAGAAATAGCAATGTTGGAGTCGCAACGAAAACAACTGGAGCTTGAAATTTCAAACCCCGAAATTTCTCACGATGTACTATCTGAAAAGTCTCTGCAAATAGGAGTTTTGTTACAACAGATAGAAGAAAAAACCACTCGATGGATTGAATTGAGCGAATTGATTTAA
- a CDS encoding OsmC family protein: MHIAQIIYQGNLRTEATHLKSGNKIITDAPLDNNGKGEAFSPTDLLSTSLGNCMLTIMGILAERINVDITNTVVDVTKIMNVNTRKVNEIKLDVKFPKSYTDKEKQMLENAAKTCPVALSLNTELIQTINFIYP; encoded by the coding sequence ATGCACATTGCCCAAATAATTTACCAAGGAAATTTAAGAACAGAGGCTACACATCTAAAATCCGGTAATAAAATAATTACAGATGCCCCATTAGATAACAATGGGAAAGGAGAAGCTTTTTCGCCCACTGATTTACTCTCAACTTCTTTGGGAAATTGCATGCTGACCATTATGGGCATTTTAGCGGAACGCATAAACGTAGATATTACTAATACAGTAGTGGATGTAACGAAAATAATGAATGTAAATACTAGAAAAGTGAATGAAATAAAACTGGACGTTAAATTTCCAAAATCATATACCGATAAAGAAAAACAAATGCTTGAAAATGCAGCCAAAACGTGTCCTGTAGCATTGAGCTTAAATACAGAACTAATTCAAACTATAAATTTTATTTACCCATAA
- the lipA gene encoding lipoyl synthase yields MSDTLLEKESSKISKPNWLRVKLPTGKEYLHVRKTVDTHKLHTICESGNCPNMGECWGAGTATFMILGNICTRSCGFCAVATGRPKPVDWEEPKRVAESVKLMGIKHCVITSVDRDELKDGGSIIWEMTINAIREANPGTTIETLIPDFKGEIENIQRIANVKPEIVSHNMETVRRLTKQVRIQAKYDRSLAVLKQLADSGCTTKSGIMLGLGETEEEIYETMDDLRKANCKILTLGQYLQPTKNHLPVKSFVHPDKFALYKKVGLEKGFDYVESGPLVRSSYHAEKHLK; encoded by the coding sequence ATGTCTGATACACTTCTAGAAAAAGAATCTTCAAAAATTAGTAAGCCCAATTGGTTGCGTGTTAAACTGCCAACAGGCAAGGAATATTTACACGTTCGCAAAACTGTTGATACACACAAGCTTCATACTATATGCGAAAGTGGAAATTGTCCGAATATGGGCGAATGTTGGGGTGCAGGCACGGCTACATTTATGATACTTGGAAACATTTGTACTCGCTCGTGTGGATTTTGTGCGGTGGCTACCGGGCGCCCAAAGCCTGTAGATTGGGAAGAGCCAAAGCGTGTGGCAGAATCGGTTAAGTTAATGGGAATCAAGCATTGCGTTATTACTTCTGTAGATAGAGACGAATTAAAAGATGGCGGTTCCATTATTTGGGAAATGACTATAAACGCCATTCGTGAGGCTAATCCGGGCACTACGATTGAAACATTAATTCCTGATTTTAAAGGCGAAATAGAGAATATACAACGCATTGCAAATGTAAAACCTGAGATTGTTTCACATAATATGGAAACAGTGCGGAGGCTTACTAAGCAAGTGCGCATACAAGCTAAGTATGATAGAAGCCTTGCTGTGCTTAAACAATTGGCTGATAGCGGTTGTACAACCAAATCGGGCATTATGCTAGGTTTAGGAGAAACAGAAGAAGAGATTTATGAAACAATGGATGATTTGCGTAAAGCAAATTGCAAAATTTTAACATTGGGTCAATATCTACAACCAACAAAAAATCATTTACCGGTGAAAAGTTTTGTTCATCCCGATAAATTTGCTTTGTATAAAAAGGTAGGCCTAGAAAAAGGTTTTGATTATGTAGAAAGCGGACCATTGGTACGTTCTTCTTACCACGCAGAAAAGCATTTGAAATAA
- the ung gene encoding uracil-DNA glycosylase: MQTTEVQINPQLNESWKNVLTEEFNAPYFKELKAFLVEEKKTQTIYPPGPQIFSAFNRTNFENLKVVIIGQDPYHGKGQANGLCFSVSPGIKPPPSLVNIYKEMKTDLGVEIPTTGNLEPWADQGILLLNATLTVRAGEPGSHQGKGWEQFTDTIIKKLSSEKKNLIFLLWGKFAQAKEALIDTSKHYVLKAAHPSPYSASAGFFGCKHFSKTNELLKKHNLPEIDWRIEK, from the coding sequence ATGCAAACCACAGAAGTTCAAATTAACCCTCAACTAAACGAAAGTTGGAAAAACGTTTTAACAGAAGAATTTAATGCTCCATATTTTAAAGAGCTAAAAGCTTTTTTAGTAGAGGAAAAAAAAACACAAACAATTTATCCTCCAGGACCACAAATATTTTCTGCATTTAATCGTACCAATTTTGAAAACCTAAAGGTTGTTATAATTGGACAAGATCCCTATCATGGAAAAGGACAAGCAAACGGATTGTGCTTTTCGGTATCGCCAGGCATAAAGCCCCCTCCTTCCCTAGTCAACATTTATAAAGAAATGAAAACTGATTTAGGAGTAGAAATTCCAACAACAGGAAACCTAGAACCATGGGCAGACCAAGGCATCTTACTTTTAAATGCAACATTGACTGTTAGAGCGGGAGAACCCGGTTCGCACCAAGGCAAAGGATGGGAGCAGTTTACGGATACAATTATAAAAAAACTCTCATCGGAGAAAAAAAATTTGATTTTTCTTCTTTGGGGGAAGTTTGCTCAAGCCAAAGAAGCATTAATTGATACATCTAAACATTATGTTCTAAAAGCTGCACACCCGTCTCCATACTCTGCAAGTGCAGGATTCTTCGGGTGCAAGCATTTTTCAAAAACAAACGAATTACTAAAAAAA
- the atpC gene encoding ATP synthase F1 subunit epsilon, whose translation MFLEIITPDTKLFSGEVVSVSLPGKEGSFGVLDKHAPIVSSLKPGKIKIIDKDKKELFFDVKGGVVELSKNTLTVLAQ comes from the coding sequence ATGTTTTTAGAAATTATTACTCCCGATACAAAGTTATTTAGTGGCGAAGTTGTATCCGTTTCTTTACCAGGCAAGGAAGGCTCTTTTGGAGTTTTAGATAAACATGCTCCAATTGTATCTAGCTTAAAACCCGGTAAAATTAAGATAATCGATAAAGACAAAAAGGAACTTTTTTTTGATGTAAAAGGTGGAGTAGTGGAACTTTCAAAAAATACACTTACCGTTTTGGCTCAATAG
- a CDS encoding bifunctional riboflavin kinase/FAD synthetase encodes MNIFYHTNENKKINNPIITIGTFDGVHLGHKKLINRLNELATKFDGESTILTFHPHPRIVLANDYSIRLLSTIDEKKQLLEKAGIKNLIIHPFTKEFSELTSIEFIEQILLNSIKPKAIVIGYNHHFGKNREGSFEQLKSYSATHNFYIEEISAFDINEIEISSTRIRNALSIGDLKTANSYLGYTYSISGKVVEGKKLGRTIGYPTANIEAEDKTKLIPGDGIYAVHVKHKNVFYKGMLSIGMNPTVNGIHKTIEVHIFDFNFDIYGTNLVIYFFEKLRNEAKFAGLDELKNQLHLDKVNSLKVLERFDDLKN; translated from the coding sequence GTGAATATTTTTTACCATACAAACGAAAATAAAAAAATCAACAACCCAATTATTACCATTGGTACTTTTGATGGCGTTCACCTAGGGCATAAAAAGCTGATCAATCGACTAAATGAACTTGCGACTAAATTTGACGGAGAAAGCACTATACTTACGTTTCACCCACATCCGCGCATTGTGCTTGCCAATGATTATTCAATTCGACTTTTATCTACCATAGACGAAAAAAAACAATTACTCGAAAAAGCGGGCATTAAAAATCTAATTATTCACCCGTTTACCAAAGAATTCTCGGAACTGACTTCAATCGAATTTATAGAGCAAATTTTACTCAATTCTATTAAACCTAAAGCCATTGTTATTGGCTACAATCATCACTTTGGAAAAAATAGAGAAGGTTCTTTTGAGCAATTAAAAAGCTATTCGGCAACGCACAACTTTTATATTGAAGAGATATCTGCTTTTGATATAAATGAAATAGAAATAAGCTCTACTAGAATCCGAAATGCTTTATCAATAGGCGATTTGAAGACAGCAAACTCTTATCTGGGTTATACCTACTCTATTTCAGGCAAAGTGGTAGAAGGAAAAAAATTGGGTAGAACAATCGGCTATCCAACAGCAAACATTGAAGCAGAGGACAAAACAAAGTTAATACCAGGAGATGGAATTTATGCCGTACACGTAAAACACAAAAATGTTTTTTACAAAGGGATGTTGAGCATAGGCATGAATCCCACTGTTAATGGCATTCACAAAACTATTGAAGTACACATTTTTGACTTTAATTTTGACATTTATGGCACGAATCTTGTTATTTACTTTTTTGAAAAACTACGAAACGAAGCTAAATTTGCAGGGTTGGATGAGTTGAAAAATCAACTACATTTAGACAAAGTAAATTCATTAAAAGTACTTGAGCGATTTGATGATTTGAAAAATTGA
- a CDS encoding F0F1 ATP synthase subunit beta, whose translation MSTLKGKISQIIGPVVDVTFHQEGAKLPNILDALEVTRPDGTVVVLETQQHIGEDTIRAIAMDSTDGLSRGTEVTSTNSAIRMPVGDKVKGRLFNVVGAAIDGIEQVSNEGGYSIHRNPPKFEDLSTATEVLFTGIKVIDLLEPYAKGGKIGLFGGAGVGKTVLIQELINNIAKGHSGYSVFAGVGERTREGNDLLREMIESGIVKYGDEFKHSMEKGGWDLSKVDKKELEKSQATFVFGQMNEPPGARARVALSGLTMAEYFRDGDGKGQGKDILFFIDNIFRFTQAGSEVSALLGRMPSAVGYQPTLATEMGLMQERITSTKTGSITSVQAVYVPADDLTDPAPATTFAHLDATTVLSRKIAELGIYPAVDPLDSTSRILTPAVLGNEHYDTAQRVKMILQRYKELQDIIAILGMDELSEEDKLVVHRARRVQRFLSQPFHVAEQFTGLKGVFVSIEDTIKGFNMILNGEVDEYPEAAFNLVGTIEDAIEKGKKLLDEAAKN comes from the coding sequence ATGTCTACTTTAAAAGGAAAAATTAGTCAAATTATTGGACCTGTTGTCGATGTTACATTTCATCAAGAAGGTGCTAAATTGCCTAATATATTAGATGCTCTAGAGGTTACTCGTCCTGATGGAACTGTGGTTGTTTTGGAAACACAACAACACATTGGAGAAGATACCATTCGTGCAATTGCGATGGACTCTACTGACGGATTGAGCCGTGGAACAGAGGTTACTTCTACTAACAGTGCAATTCGAATGCCGGTTGGCGATAAGGTAAAAGGACGTTTGTTTAACGTTGTGGGTGCTGCTATTGATGGTATTGAACAAGTAAGTAACGAGGGTGGATATTCAATTCACCGTAATCCTCCTAAGTTTGAAGATTTATCTACAGCAACAGAAGTGTTGTTTACCGGTATTAAAGTAATTGACTTGTTAGAGCCGTATGCAAAAGGGGGGAAGATTGGTTTGTTTGGTGGTGCGGGTGTTGGGAAAACAGTTTTGATTCAGGAATTAATTAACAATATTGCAAAAGGACATTCTGGATATTCTGTATTTGCAGGTGTTGGCGAAAGAACACGTGAAGGAAACGATTTGTTGAGAGAGATGATTGAGTCCGGTATTGTGAAATATGGCGATGAGTTTAAGCACTCTATGGAAAAAGGTGGATGGGATTTATCTAAAGTAGATAAAAAAGAATTAGAAAAATCGCAAGCAACATTTGTGTTTGGTCAAATGAATGAGCCTCCAGGGGCACGTGCTCGTGTGGCTTTGAGCGGTTTAACAATGGCTGAGTATTTTAGAGATGGCGATGGAAAAGGTCAAGGAAAAGACATTCTTTTCTTTATTGATAATATCTTCCGTTTTACACAAGCAGGTTCAGAGGTGTCGGCTTTATTAGGTCGTATGCCATCTGCGGTAGGTTACCAACCAACATTGGCAACGGAGATGGGGTTGATGCAAGAGCGTATTACATCTACAAAAACTGGATCTATTACATCTGTACAAGCAGTGTACGTTCCTGCAGATGACTTGACAGATCCTGCACCTGCTACAACTTTTGCTCACTTGGATGCAACCACAGTATTGAGCCGTAAAATTGCGGAATTGGGTATCTATCCTGCGGTAGATCCATTGGATTCTACTTCACGTATTCTTACTCCAGCCGTATTGGGTAACGAACATTATGATACAGCTCAACGTGTTAAAATGATATTGCAACGTTACAAAGAATTGCAAGATATTATTGCGATTCTTGGTATGGACGAACTTTCTGAAGAAGATAAGTTGGTTGTTCATAGAGCAAGACGTGTACAACGTTTCTTGTCCCAACCATTCCACGTTGCAGAGCAGTTTACCGGATTAAAAGGAGTATTTGTTTCTATAGAAGATACCATCAAAGGATTTAACATGATTTTGAATGGAGAGGTAGACGAGTATCCAGAAGCAGCTTTCAACCTAGTTGGTACTATTGAAGACGCTATTGAAAAAGGTAAAAAATTATTAGACGAAGCTGCTAAAAATTAA
- a CDS encoding leucine-rich repeat domain-containing protein, with the protein MNRFIAKSENNSIALITIMYANKFLFIFCFLLSTFATQAQVLDSIGLANAKTFTSLQEALKTPNEVYKLDLKKQKLKAFPQEILKFKNLTHLDLSKNKITELPENIGELENLQSLTLSKNKLTTLPKQIGDLANLTYLNINQNELTSIPAQMGKLENLETLDLWSNNIETFPEEIKYMKNLKRLDLRVILISDEEQMRLMILLPSTKIFFSNNCKCQL; encoded by the coding sequence ATGAACCGATTCATTGCTAAGTCAGAAAACAATTCTATTGCTCTTATTACAATTATGTACGCAAATAAATTTCTTTTTATTTTTTGTTTTTTGCTTTCTACATTCGCTACCCAAGCTCAAGTTCTTGATTCAATAGGGTTAGCCAATGCCAAAACATTTACCTCCTTGCAAGAAGCACTAAAAACACCCAATGAGGTTTACAAGTTGGATTTAAAAAAGCAAAAACTAAAAGCTTTTCCACAAGAAATTTTGAAATTTAAAAACTTAACCCATTTAGATTTAAGTAAAAATAAAATCACCGAACTACCCGAAAACATTGGGGAATTAGAGAACTTACAATCTCTAACTTTATCTAAAAATAAACTCACTACACTTCCCAAGCAAATTGGCGACTTAGCAAACCTTACGTATCTAAACATCAATCAAAATGAATTAACTTCTATACCGGCACAAATGGGTAAGCTCGAAAACTTAGAAACGCTAGACCTTTGGAGCAACAACATAGAAACATTTCCGGAAGAAATTAAGTATATGAAAAATTTAAAGCGCTTAGATTTGCGAGTAATACTAATAAGCGATGAAGAACAAATGCGCTTGATGATACTTCTTCCTAGCACCAAAATATTTTTCTCGAATAATTGCAAGTGCCAATTATAG
- a CDS encoding PKD domain-containing protein has translation MVLNLKYKLLFTFTLLSLSMWSTHIVGGEIYYDYLGNNNYNITLKVYRDCINGQAPFDNPASVGIFDASGVLITTLSIPFPGSTLLSSNFNNPCYQTPTNICVEEAVYVGFIQLPPIAGGYYLAYQRCCRNNTILNLVNPGNVGSTYWTYIPDQSVATTNNSPRFINYPPIFLCAGLPITFDHSANDPDGDSLVYELCDPYDGGTTLNPMPVPPSGPPYTAVPFNTTSGYNGSYPMASNPALSINPSTGLMTGTPNTIGQWVVGVCVKEYRNGNLINIHKRDFQFNVMNCPNNTVASIPSQQTFCTGFNVNFLNNSINGFSYHWDFGEAALTNDTSNIVAPTWTYPAAGTYTVMLVVNPGYSCVDTAYSVFNIQPLLSPSFTAPTGQCLNTSNFSFAAGGTFSGPITNFSWNFGQGAAPPNSNQQNPSGISYSTPGTKTVTLSVSENGCTKTSVQTITVHPMPTASVPAQQSFCGGLSVTYTNASLNANSFFWNFGDPTTSQDTSSQSSPTYTFSAPGNYTITLIAATGFGCKDTAYTTYDIQPLLQPSFIKPSGQCITNNNFSFTASGFSGPGTLFTWDFENGASINTSNQQNVTNVNYGAAGIYAVTLTISENGCTKYYIDSVEVFPLPTAQFNFSPMVVCNPYTILFADTTNATGSVASYNWTFHDGTTSSSPTTSFSYTNVGLFSFTVQLTAIDNNGCTQTFTFPKNNSITVNPSPTAGISISETATSIFDPEVTVTDLSINGVNCYLHFGDGTIDSTCNFNNISHSYTTPGTYTIQQILINGIGCSDTFALAFEVLPEFRFFVPNAFTYNNDQLNETFLPKVIGASDYTFRIFNRWGQLIFETHNTQEGWNGEYKTNKCQTGVYIYQITFTDDVEQKEHTFVGHVTLLR, from the coding sequence ATGGTATTGAATCTAAAATATAAACTACTATTTACCTTTACACTTCTAAGCTTATCCATGTGGTCAACACACATTGTAGGAGGAGAAATTTATTATGATTACTTAGGGAACAATAATTACAATATCACGCTCAAGGTTTACAGAGATTGCATTAATGGGCAAGCTCCGTTTGACAATCCTGCTTCCGTTGGCATTTTCGATGCTTCCGGAGTACTTATTACAACGTTAAGTATTCCATTTCCTGGCTCTACGTTATTGAGCTCTAATTTTAATAATCCATGCTACCAGACACCTACAAATATTTGTGTTGAAGAAGCCGTTTATGTTGGCTTTATTCAACTTCCACCCATTGCAGGTGGCTACTATCTTGCCTACCAACGCTGCTGTAGAAATAACACCATTTTAAATCTAGTAAATCCGGGCAATGTAGGCTCTACGTATTGGACCTACATTCCCGACCAAAGTGTGGCTACCACTAATAACAGTCCCCGATTTATAAATTACCCGCCCATTTTTTTGTGTGCAGGCTTGCCCATAACTTTCGATCATTCTGCCAACGACCCCGATGGAGATTCGTTGGTATATGAGCTATGCGATCCATACGATGGAGGTACCACATTAAACCCAATGCCGGTTCCTCCTTCCGGCCCACCTTACACAGCAGTTCCATTCAATACAACTTCGGGATACAACGGCTCTTATCCAATGGCCTCTAACCCTGCACTGAGTATAAACCCATCAACCGGATTAATGACAGGAACACCCAATACCATTGGACAGTGGGTTGTTGGCGTTTGCGTAAAAGAATACCGAAATGGAAATTTAATAAACATACATAAAAGAGATTTTCAATTCAATGTAATGAACTGCCCGAATAATACGGTTGCATCTATTCCGTCTCAGCAAACATTTTGCACCGGGTTTAATGTAAATTTTCTAAACAATAGCATCAATGGATTTAGCTACCATTGGGACTTTGGAGAGGCCGCCCTTACAAACGACACTTCTAATATAGTTGCTCCAACCTGGACATATCCTGCAGCAGGCACTTATACCGTTATGCTAGTTGTAAACCCAGGTTATTCTTGCGTAGATACAGCATACTCCGTTTTTAACATACAACCGTTGTTAAGCCCAAGCTTTACAGCTCCAACGGGACAGTGTCTAAATACCAGTAATTTCTCGTTTGCCGCAGGGGGGACGTTTAGTGGACCAATTACAAATTTCAGTTGGAACTTTGGACAAGGAGCAGCGCCACCAAATTCTAACCAACAAAACCCAAGCGGAATTTCATATTCTACCCCAGGAACAAAAACTGTAACTCTTAGTGTATCAGAAAATGGGTGCACTAAAACTTCTGTTCAAACAATTACAGTGCACCCAATGCCTACAGCATCTGTACCTGCACAACAATCGTTCTGTGGTGGGCTATCTGTAACCTACACAAACGCTAGTTTAAATGCCAACTCGTTTTTTTGGAATTTTGGCGACCCCACTACTAGTCAAGACACCTCATCGCAATCCTCTCCTACCTATACATTTTCCGCACCCGGAAATTATACAATCACACTTATTGCAGCCACCGGATTTGGGTGCAAAGATACAGCCTACACAACCTATGATATTCAGCCTTTGCTGCAACCCTCATTTATAAAACCTTCCGGACAATGTATTACAAATAATAATTTTTCGTTCACCGCTTCCGGATTTAGCGGTCCGGGCACTTTATTTACTTGGGACTTTGAAAACGGGGCTTCCATAAACACAAGTAATCAACAAAATGTAACTAATGTAAATTACGGAGCAGCCGGAATTTATGCAGTTACACTTACCATTTCAGAAAACGGATGTACTAAATACTATATCGACTCTGTGGAGGTTTTCCCATTGCCTACAGCACAATTTAATTTTTCGCCTATGGTTGTTTGTAATCCATATACCATTTTGTTTGCAGACACTACAAATGCAACCGGCTCTGTAGCCTCCTACAATTGGACATTTCACGATGGCACCACATCTTCGTCTCCAACCACATCGTTTTCGTATACCAACGTTGGTTTGTTTTCATTTACTGTTCAACTAACAGCAATTGACAACAACGGGTGCACACAAACATTTACATTTCCTAAAAACAATAGTATAACCGTAAATCCATCTCCAACAGCAGGAATAAGCATTAGCGAAACGGCAACTTCAATTTTTGACCCGGAAGTTACGGTAACAGATTTAAGCATCAATGGTGTAAATTGCTACTTGCATTTTGGCGATGGAACGATAGATAGCACCTGTAATTTTAACAACATAAGTCATTCCTACACAACACCAGGAACCTATACAATTCAGCAAATACTAATAAATGGAATTGGCTGCTCAGATACATTTGCATTAGCGTTTGAAGTTTTACCGGAATTTAGATTTTTTGTACCAAACGCATTTACCTACAACAATGACCAACTCAATGAAACGTTCTTGCCTAAGGTAATTGGGGCGTCTGACTACACATTTAGAATTTTTAATCGCTGGGGACAACTTATTTTTGAAACACACAACACGCAAGAAGGTTGGAATGGAGAATATAAAACTAATAAATGCCAAACAGGTGTGTATATTTATCAAATTACCTTTACAGACGATGTTGAGCAAAAAGAACACACTTTCGTTGGTCATGTTACACTGTTACGCTAA